In uncultured Bacteroides sp., one genomic interval encodes:
- the rsgA gene encoding ribosome small subunit-dependent GTPase A — protein sequence MKLQDLGYNDIHEVYRQSNNLNDFTIGRIIAEHKERYIVRTENKELEAEINGNLRFSATNREDFPAVGDWVALTVYEPEFCIIHKVFPHFSIISRQDISHSSEIQIIATNVDFAFLVQSVDRDFNINRLERYLTICYSAKVKPIIVLTKTDLINAETLTRIKDTINLRIQDIQVIAISNTTYEGVNELTQLIEKGKTYCILGSSGVGKSSLTNNLKGESIMQTNTISTSTNKGRHVTTHRELIILENGGILIDNPGMREVGVTDVSEGLAMTFDSIYEYAIKCKYKDCTHTNEKNCAVIQAVKDGLIDKNSYANYLKMNKEKEFFESSVAERRKKGKEFGKMLKNYNKNRTNY from the coding sequence ATGAAATTACAGGATTTAGGATATAATGATATACACGAAGTATATAGACAAAGTAATAATCTGAACGATTTTACAATAGGACGTATTATTGCCGAACACAAGGAAAGATATATTGTTCGCACTGAAAATAAGGAACTTGAAGCCGAAATAAACGGAAATTTAAGATTTTCAGCTACGAACCGTGAAGATTTCCCTGCAGTTGGCGATTGGGTAGCACTAACGGTTTATGAACCTGAATTCTGTATTATTCATAAAGTCTTTCCTCATTTCTCTATTATTTCTAGGCAGGATATTAGTCACTCGAGTGAAATTCAGATCATCGCAACCAATGTTGACTTTGCATTTTTAGTTCAGTCTGTCGATCGCGATTTTAATATCAACCGATTAGAGCGTTATCTGACGATCTGCTATTCAGCCAAAGTAAAGCCAATTATTGTTCTCACCAAAACTGATTTGATAAATGCAGAAACTCTTACAAGAATAAAAGACACTATCAATCTACGAATTCAAGACATTCAAGTGATAGCTATAAGCAATACTACTTATGAAGGAGTAAATGAATTAACACAACTAATTGAAAAGGGAAAAACCTATTGCATACTTGGTTCGTCAGGTGTTGGAAAATCTTCTTTGACCAATAATCTCAAAGGAGAAAGTATTATGCAAACCAATACCATCAGCACAAGTACTAATAAAGGTAGACATGTTACTACCCATCGTGAACTGATAATACTTGAGAATGGAGGTATATTAATAGATAATCCTGGCATGCGCGAAGTTGGTGTTACAGATGTAAGTGAAGGTTTGGCTATGACTTTTGATAGCATCTATGAATACGCTATAAAATGTAAGTATAAAGATTGCACTCATACTAATGAAAAGAATTGTGCTGTGATTCAAGCTGTCAAGGATGGCCTGATTGATAAGAATTCGTATGCAAACTATCTAAAAATGAACAAAGAAAAAGAGTTCTTTGAGTCTTCGGTAGCCGAACGAAGAAAGAAAGGCAAAGAGTTTGGTAAGATGCTGAAGAATTATAATAAAAACAGAACTAATTATTAA
- a CDS encoding class I SAM-dependent methyltransferase, with translation MNNENKSIHEFDFSLICEYFSSMKRQGPGSTESTVKALSFIDTLTESSKIADLGCGTGEQSMVLAQHTPCQITGIDIFPQFIDMYNRNAAKINVEQRVKGITGSMDNLFFKEEELDIIWSEGSIYNIGFINGINYWKRFLKEGGYLAISEASWFTEERPDEINEFWSEAYPEIDTISNKIMQLQHAGYTPIAHFILPENCWIENFYILQENAQQSFLAKYPNNEAALKLVEYQRNEAVLYNKYKKFYGYVFYIAKKENPQVNYLEMK, from the coding sequence ATGAACAATGAAAATAAATCTATCCACGAGTTTGATTTTAGTTTAATCTGCGAATATTTTTCGAGCATGAAACGTCAAGGTCCTGGTAGTACTGAATCAACAGTTAAAGCACTTAGCTTTATTGACACACTAACAGAATCATCAAAAATTGCAGATCTTGGATGTGGCACAGGAGAACAATCAATGGTATTAGCTCAACACACACCCTGTCAGATTACAGGTATTGATATTTTCCCGCAATTTATAGATATGTATAATAGAAATGCTGCAAAGATTAATGTTGAACAAAGAGTTAAGGGTATAACAGGTTCAATGGATAACTTATTTTTCAAAGAAGAAGAATTAGACATTATCTGGTCTGAAGGATCAATTTATAATATCGGTTTTATAAATGGAATAAATTATTGGAAAAGATTTTTAAAAGAAGGCGGTTATCTGGCCATAAGTGAAGCCTCATGGTTCACAGAAGAAAGACCAGATGAAATAAATGAATTCTGGTCTGAAGCATATCCTGAGATTGACACAATTTCTAATAAAATTATGCAACTTCAGCATGCTGGCTACACTCCAATAGCGCATTTTATATTGCCCGAAAATTGTTGGATTGAGAACTTCTATATTCTTCAGGAAAATGCCCAGCAGTCTTTTTTAGCAAAATACCCAAACAATGAAGCCGCCTTAAAGCTAGTAGAATATCAAAGAAACGAAGCAGTGCTATACAACAAATACAAAAAGTTCTATGGGTATGTATTTTATATTGCAAAAAAAGAAAACCCTCAGGTTAATTATCTCGAAATGAAATAA
- a CDS encoding DUF5686 family protein translates to MATEVSIGMKKHPKLVDSILDNVLLYSSKYEKIIVGYDAELYLKRTMQIKKKNFLLRFAPSTLRANRNIKHTITESLSEFHYSAPNVYDMRIKAMNGNTSRLSGPSELILPYFKVNIYSSTLLYDKLLSPLASNARDYYRYRIESASISNGEVRYKIKVIPKIRSYQLVSGYMIVSNPTWKVRELYMQGQTEYMKYNAKISMGENDSEEYLPVKYNIDVFVRMLGNDIDINYLADLKYSNIRLNEEGINIKRKNKHYHDLTESFSLSCLKDSCITDSTSFSLLRPVPLSDNEKRLYRDFALSRDSFHINGNNKKKDYTFWGQIGDVLTNSYTVNMSSMGSMKCSPIINPFLLSYSHNDGIAYRQDFKYNRLFSDGRLLRIVPKIGYNFKRREFYWTVNSNYDYWPEKRASIQLKFGNGNRIYSSKVVETIKDIPDSLFNFDDLHLDYFNDLFIELNHSVEVTNGFFIKAGVTVHQRDAVKPSTIIILQPDGESNGSLDLISGLKTRYISFAPRLQLEWTPGQFYYLKGNRKINLYSYFPTFSFDYERGIKGVLNSTGGYEKIEVDMQHHIRLGLMRDIYYRVGAGAFTNKDELYFVDYANFSKHNLPVGWNDDIGGVFQLLDRRWYNSSDHYARAHFTYQAPFLLLPHLKKLTRNVLNERLYFSALCVPHLNPYLEFGYGIGTHVFDAGIFVSYSKTSFKQIGCKFTFELFNR, encoded by the coding sequence ATGGCTACTGAGGTAAGCATTGGAATGAAAAAACACCCTAAATTGGTGGATTCCATTCTTGATAATGTTTTGCTTTATTCCTCCAAATATGAAAAGATAATAGTCGGGTATGATGCCGAACTATATCTAAAAAGAACTATGCAGATTAAAAAGAAGAATTTTCTTCTTCGTTTTGCTCCATCCACTCTTAGAGCCAATAGAAATATAAAACACACCATTACTGAATCTTTGAGTGAGTTTCACTATTCTGCTCCTAATGTTTATGATATGAGAATTAAAGCGATGAACGGAAATACTTCTCGTTTATCGGGTCCTTCGGAATTAATATTACCATATTTTAAAGTGAATATATATTCTTCCACTTTATTGTATGATAAGCTTCTTTCGCCCTTGGCGTCTAATGCCCGGGATTATTATAGATATAGAATAGAATCTGCCTCTATATCCAATGGCGAGGTTAGGTATAAAATAAAAGTTATCCCTAAAATTCGTAGCTATCAGTTGGTAAGCGGATACATGATTGTCAGTAATCCTACATGGAAAGTGCGCGAACTCTATATGCAAGGCCAAACTGAATATATGAAGTATAATGCAAAAATATCAATGGGGGAAAATGATTCTGAAGAATATCTTCCGGTAAAGTATAATATAGATGTTTTTGTCAGAATGCTGGGTAATGATATAGATATTAATTATCTGGCAGACTTAAAATACAGTAATATACGTTTAAATGAAGAAGGAATTAATATTAAAAGAAAAAATAAACATTATCATGACCTTACAGAATCTTTTTCGTTGAGTTGTTTGAAAGATTCCTGCATTACAGATAGTACAAGTTTCTCTCTATTAAGGCCAGTACCTTTATCTGATAATGAAAAACGGCTGTATCGTGATTTTGCCCTTTCACGTGATTCTTTTCATATTAACGGAAATAATAAAAAGAAGGATTATACTTTCTGGGGGCAGATAGGGGATGTTTTAACTAATAGCTATACAGTAAACATGTCGTCTATGGGGAGTATGAAATGTTCTCCTATAATCAATCCTTTTTTATTGAGTTATAGTCATAATGATGGTATTGCATATAGGCAGGACTTTAAGTATAACCGCCTTTTCTCAGATGGACGTTTATTGCGTATCGTTCCAAAAATAGGTTATAATTTCAAACGTCGGGAATTTTATTGGACAGTTAATTCAAACTATGATTATTGGCCGGAGAAAAGAGCATCCATCCAATTGAAATTTGGTAATGGTAACCGAATATACAGCAGTAAAGTAGTAGAGACAATTAAAGATATTCCTGATAGCTTATTTAATTTCGATGATTTGCATCTCGACTATTTTAATGATTTGTTTATTGAACTAAATCACAGTGTGGAAGTTACAAATGGCTTCTTTATCAAGGCTGGTGTAACTGTACACCAAAGAGATGCTGTTAAGCCTTCAACAATTATTATTCTTCAACCGGATGGGGAGAGTAATGGTTCTCTTGATCTTATTTCCGGACTTAAAACAAGATATATAAGTTTTGCTCCTCGTTTGCAGTTAGAATGGACTCCGGGACAATTCTATTATTTAAAAGGAAACCGTAAGATTAACTTATATTCTTACTTCCCGACTTTTTCTTTTGATTATGAGCGAGGCATAAAAGGAGTACTAAATAGTACCGGAGGATATGAAAAGATAGAAGTTGATATGCAGCATCATATCCGGCTGGGCTTAATGCGTGATATATATTATAGGGTAGGGGCTGGTGCTTTTACAAACAAGGATGAACTCTATTTTGTGGATTATGCTAATTTCTCTAAGCATAACCTGCCGGTTGGATGGAATGATGATATTGGTGGAGTTTTCCAATTGCTGGATAGAAGATGGTACAACTCTTCGGATCATTACGCCCGGGCCCATTTTACCTATCAAGCGCCATTTTTATTGCTTCCTCATTTAAAGAAGTTAACTCGTAATGTTCTCAATGAACGTCTTTATTTTAGTGCTCTTTGCGTACCACATCTTAATCCCTATTTAGAATTTGGATATGGAATAGGAACTCATGTTTTTGATGCAGGAATCTTTGTTAGTTACTCAAAAACGAGTTTTAAACAGATTGGGTGTAAGTTTACCTTCGAATTATTTAATCGTTGA
- a CDS encoding Crp/Fnr family transcriptional regulator, with amino-acid sequence MKNIIASIRQVYPVSDEALQTLLLEMEERMYPKNTCIVQSGITDHLVYFIEEGVTRSIFHHDGVDTTTWFSKEGDITFGMDSLYYNQRSIESVETLTDCRVYVIHIDKLNMLYEKYIDIANWGRILHQNVNKELSHLFVERLQLTPKERYDSFLLRYPGLINRVKLKYVAAFLGISIYTFSRIRAQK; translated from the coding sequence ATGAAAAACATTATAGCTAGTATCAGACAAGTATACCCCGTTTCCGATGAAGCTCTCCAAACGTTGCTGTTAGAGATGGAAGAGAGGATGTATCCCAAAAATACCTGTATTGTGCAATCGGGTATAACGGATCATTTGGTTTATTTTATTGAAGAAGGAGTAACTCGCTCGATATTTCATCATGATGGAGTGGACACCACCACCTGGTTCAGCAAGGAGGGAGACATTACTTTTGGCATGGATTCGCTGTATTATAACCAGCGTTCAATAGAAAGCGTTGAAACACTAACAGACTGCCGGGTGTACGTTATCCACATTGACAAACTGAATATGCTTTATGAGAAGTATATCGACATAGCCAACTGGGGAAGAATCCTGCACCAAAATGTGAATAAAGAACTGAGCCATCTCTTTGTAGAGAGGCTGCAACTCACTCCCAAAGAACGATATGATAGCTTTCTGTTGCGTTACCCCGGTCTCATTAATAGGGTAAAACTGAAATACGTAGCCGCCTTTCTGGGTATTTCCATCTATACCTTCAGTCGTATCCGTGCTCAAAAATAG
- a CDS encoding acyltransferase, protein MSKISSAAFADTKPHYNLLDGLRGMAALLVIWYHINEGFGFAETVNGAGNGLVKNLNHGYLAVDFFFILSGFVIGYAYDDRWNKGFTMKEFFKRRLIRLHPMVVIGTLLGVITFCLQGSVQWNGTQIATSLTMLALLCTMLFIPAVPGLGYEIRGNGEMFPLNGPYWSLFFEYIGNILYALFIRRLSTKALGTLVVVLGIALTWFATCNISTYGSIGVGWTLDSVNFLGGSLRMLFPFTMGMFLSRIFQPVKVRGAFWICSAVLLALFSVPFIGASEPVCMNGVYESFCIIIVFPILVWLGASGATTDKISTNICKFLGDISFPLYVVHYPFMYLFYAWLIKSKLYTFGETWAISLSVMAWNVLLAYACLKLYDEPTRKYLAKRFLNKKK, encoded by the coding sequence ATGTCAAAAATTTCTTCAGCTGCATTTGCAGACACCAAGCCACATTATAACCTTTTAGACGGATTGCGGGGAATGGCGGCCCTTTTAGTTATTTGGTACCACATAAATGAAGGTTTTGGTTTTGCCGAAACTGTCAATGGCGCGGGTAATGGCCTCGTAAAGAACCTCAATCACGGATACCTGGCTGTTGATTTCTTCTTTATTCTTTCCGGTTTCGTTATCGGCTATGCTTACGATGACCGTTGGAATAAAGGTTTTACCATGAAAGAATTCTTCAAGCGCCGTTTGATTCGCCTTCACCCTATGGTAGTAATTGGTACCCTTTTAGGCGTTATCACATTCTGTCTTCAAGGCAGCGTGCAGTGGAACGGTACACAGATTGCAACTTCCCTCACTATGCTCGCTTTGCTTTGCACCATGCTCTTCATCCCTGCCGTTCCGGGTTTGGGTTACGAAATACGTGGCAACGGTGAAATGTTTCCGCTAAACGGACCATACTGGTCGTTGTTTTTCGAATATATAGGTAATATCCTTTATGCCTTATTTATCCGCCGTTTGTCTACTAAGGCATTGGGTACATTGGTTGTGGTATTGGGCATTGCCTTGACGTGGTTTGCCACCTGCAATATTTCTACTTATGGAAGTATTGGTGTGGGTTGGACATTGGATAGTGTGAATTTTCTGGGCGGTTCATTGCGTATGCTTTTCCCGTTTACTATGGGTATGTTCTTGTCGCGCATTTTCCAACCGGTGAAAGTGAGAGGCGCTTTCTGGATTTGCTCGGCCGTATTATTGGCATTGTTCTCGGTACCTTTTATCGGAGCTTCTGAACCAGTCTGCATGAACGGTGTTTACGAATCATTCTGTATCATCATCGTTTTTCCTATCTTGGTTTGGTTAGGTGCGTCAGGTGCTACTACCGATAAGATATCGACAAATATATGTAAATTTTTGGGAGATATTTCTTTTCCGCTATACGTAGTACATTATCCGTTCATGTACTTGTTCTATGCATGGCTCATCAAAAGCAAGCTTTATACGTTTGGCGAAACCTGGGCAATTTCTTTGAGTGTAATGGCATGGAATGTATTGCTGGCTTACGCTTGCCTGAAATTATACGACGAACCGACACGTAAGTATTTGGCAAAGCGTTTCTTAAATAAGAAAAAATAA
- a CDS encoding RteC domain-containing protein, with protein MKDFVFNIKQQIESEIKNIQNSGTHSASQIKHIISFIEERINELKEFIRNYSFRNEQEEILFFKELKPSVCCLLLYYIRVYHIEEKRLGKTDFAQSVYLSKELKQVEKNNEQTGNFYRYYKSGNTDSDYLYFCRNSYNILLDTSCNSFEKERFFSTNHDYDVANIMANDLLKNYLIAETNKLNGQLYFQAIDIMYNHKMKWTDSKTSLVELIYALYSSGCINNGNISLKEMAQFTEAMFQIEIGDPYRTFLEIRGRKKSRTAFLDEMKNKLIETMDKLDNF; from the coding sequence ATGAAAGATTTTGTTTTCAACATTAAGCAACAAATAGAATCTGAAATTAAAAATATACAGAACAGTGGAACTCATTCTGCCAGCCAGATAAAACATATAATTAGTTTTATTGAGGAAAGAATCAATGAACTAAAAGAGTTTATCAGGAATTACAGTTTTAGAAATGAGCAGGAAGAAATATTATTCTTCAAAGAATTGAAACCATCTGTCTGTTGTTTGTTATTATACTATATCCGTGTGTATCACATAGAAGAAAAACGATTGGGTAAAACAGACTTTGCCCAAAGTGTTTATTTGAGCAAGGAATTAAAACAAGTAGAAAAGAATAACGAACAGACAGGTAATTTCTATCGGTATTACAAATCAGGGAACACTGATTCAGATTATTTATATTTCTGTCGCAATTCATACAATATTCTACTGGATACATCATGCAATTCATTTGAAAAGGAACGGTTCTTTTCAACCAATCACGACTATGATGTTGCCAATATCATGGCTAATGATTTGCTTAAGAATTATCTTATCGCAGAAACGAATAAGCTAAACGGTCAATTGTATTTTCAGGCTATAGACATTATGTATAATCACAAAATGAAATGGACAGATTCGAAAACATCATTGGTGGAACTAATATACGCACTTTATTCTTCAGGGTGTATTAACAATGGAAATATTAGTCTGAAAGAAATGGCGCAATTTACTGAAGCAATGTTTCAGATTGAGATTGGAGATCCTTATCGCACCTTCCTGGAAATAAGGGGAAGAAAGAAGAGCCGCACAGCTTTTTTGGATGAAATGAAGAATAAACTGATTGAAACAATGGATAAATTAGATAATTTTTAG
- a CDS encoding transposase — MNQSISTVGKVTTNKPIHVNVNKKKSTISFKLHIPHYRQDRVSISGKSYTVELSRTSNNSRCPACGCLSQSLHGYYIRQLQGSEIFNHSLTLLVKTRKFRCRNEHCLRKVFSEDHSCLASPYGRNTLEVEERIREVSLKTTSRTASELLHGQNIFCSQSACLRSAHKELPSKSSNSLPVAIGIDDFAQKKGHIYGSVIVDQMTHRPIAVLPCREGDELEQFLRDNPQIQYITRDRGRNFVEAINRILPGVTQICDRFHLIKNLVDALTEEIASLSRLSVHKQTYSYPSTEECRTKIMEALYGLGDARHRHKLNLFVQADSLIRKGMSISETARQLGVHSQVIWRLVRHHTGKDYMSAQQKSILKHVDELALEISHGCTDIKNLKKKMEGKMDAIALSAATIGIRNKIKQEQQEVRKYNKNIAERKNKKHASIRSIRRFILKGESAVQSLTDLLNNPSIKQVVTLGLRFKEMINGNLRQWSLANWIKQAMECDSKAMRAFACGIKADQQAVQNAMDIYLNNGLLEGTVNKIKAIKRQMFNRASYRLLNVKLIAFKT, encoded by the coding sequence ATGAATCAAAGCATATCTACAGTTGGCAAAGTTACTACAAATAAGCCTATTCACGTCAATGTTAACAAAAAGAAATCAACTATTTCTTTTAAACTTCATATTCCCCATTATCGCCAGGATAGAGTCTCTATAAGTGGGAAATCGTATACTGTAGAATTATCCCGTACCTCTAATAATAGCCGCTGCCCGGCCTGTGGTTGTTTGAGTCAAAGCTTACATGGGTACTATATACGCCAACTTCAGGGTTCAGAGATCTTTAATCATTCCCTGACTCTGCTGGTCAAAACCCGCAAATTTCGTTGCCGAAATGAGCATTGCCTCCGCAAGGTCTTTAGTGAGGACCATTCCTGTCTGGCTTCTCCCTATGGGCGCAACACCCTGGAGGTAGAAGAACGCATCCGTGAAGTATCTCTAAAAACCACATCCCGTACTGCCAGTGAGCTTTTACACGGGCAGAACATCTTCTGCAGTCAATCTGCCTGTCTACGGAGTGCTCACAAGGAATTGCCCTCAAAAAGTAGTAATTCTCTACCTGTGGCTATAGGTATAGATGACTTTGCACAGAAGAAAGGGCATATCTATGGGAGTGTTATTGTAGACCAGATGACCCATCGTCCCATTGCAGTACTTCCTTGCCGGGAGGGGGATGAATTAGAGCAGTTCTTGCGAGATAATCCTCAGATACAATATATAACCCGAGACCGGGGGCGAAACTTTGTTGAAGCTATTAATCGTATCCTACCCGGTGTTACCCAAATCTGTGACAGATTCCATTTGATAAAGAATCTGGTGGATGCTCTGACAGAAGAAATAGCCTCATTATCCCGGCTAAGTGTGCATAAGCAAACTTATTCTTATCCCTCCACGGAAGAATGCAGAACCAAAATCATGGAAGCTCTTTATGGCCTGGGGGATGCCAGACATCGACATAAACTGAACCTGTTTGTGCAAGCAGATAGCCTTATCAGAAAAGGAATGAGCATTTCAGAAACAGCCCGCCAATTAGGAGTGCATTCACAGGTTATCTGGCGTTTGGTACGTCACCATACAGGCAAGGATTATATGTCTGCGCAGCAAAAGAGTATATTAAAACATGTCGATGAACTGGCTTTGGAAATCAGCCATGGATGTACGGATATAAAGAATTTGAAGAAGAAAATGGAAGGCAAAATGGATGCGATTGCACTCTCGGCTGCCACGATAGGAATCAGAAACAAAATAAAGCAAGAACAACAGGAAGTCAGGAAGTATAACAAAAATATAGCTGAAAGGAAAAACAAAAAACACGCATCAATAAGGAGTATACGGAGATTTATATTGAAAGGGGAATCTGCCGTGCAAAGTCTTACTGATCTATTGAATAATCCATCAATAAAACAGGTTGTAACATTAGGATTGAGATTCAAGGAAATGATAAATGGAAATCTCAGGCAATGGTCTCTGGCAAACTGGATAAAACAGGCTATGGAATGTGATTCAAAAGCCATGAGGGCATTTGCCTGTGGAATAAAAGCAGACCAACAGGCGGTGCAAAATGCAATGGATATTTATTTGAACAACGGACTCTTGGAAGGAACTGTCAATAAAATAAAGGCTATCAAGAGGCAAATGTTTAATAGGGCAAGCTATAGACTACTTAATGTGAAACTCATTGCGTTTAAAACCTAA